TCTACTTAAGTTTCAAAGAAAAATAAAGTTATATTGGCATATATGGAGCATACGTAGGTGTCCAAGAAGACATATTAATCAATCTTTCTACTTCTGCATCAAACTCTTCTGGAGTAATATCTTCTAAATCTATATCAACTCCGTGTACACCTTCTTCTATTGCTTGCTTAGCTACTGCTTTAGTAATTTCAAAAGAAACTTCTACTAAATCAGTTATTTTTGCTAATAGCGGTTGAGTAATATCTTCATTAATAACCATTGGTGAAAGTTCACTAAGTCTATAACAAGCCGCTCTAATCATCCCTTTAGTAAGTTTTTTAGCATGCACAGCAACTGAGCCTAAACCTAGTCCAGGGAAAATAAATGCATTATTTCCTTGTGAAATTCTATAGGTTCTTCCATTAAACTCAACATCTGGGAATGGGCTTCCTGCAGCAATCAAAGCTTTACCTTCAGTCCATTTAATAATATCTTCCGGAATTGCTTCACATAATGAAGTTGGATTAGATAAAGGCATAATAATAGGATAATTATTAAATTTTGCCATATCCCTTATTACTTCTTCTGTAAAGGCTCCAGGTCTTCCTGATGTACCAATAAGAACGTCAGCCTCAGTATGCCTAACCGTTTCTTCTAAAGTTATATAATTTGGATCTTTAACCTTCCATTTTTCTAAAAGTTTACTAGATTTAACAAATGGTCTTTGACCTTCTGTAATTCTTTTTGGTTTAATTTTATCTGTAACCAAACCATATCTATCTATTAAATAAATACAATTAGCCGCTTTTTCAAAAGGCAATCCTGTTAAATCAGAAATCACATCTGCTAATTGATTTGCAATACCACAACCAGCACTTCCTGCACCATATATAACTATCCTTGTATTTTCTATATCAGCAATTGCTTCTTCTGTGGTTAGTTCTCCAGCATTGATTCTAATTCTATTTGCTGTTTTAATACCTGCAATAACGTTTGCAGTAGCAACAATCCCCGTACCTTCAATATCATCATTAAAAGTACAAAGCTTATCTTTATATTTATCTAAAATTCTTTGAGCATTATCTCTTCCTATATCTTCCCAGTGAAGGAACACATTTGGAAATCTTGTTTTCAACTCTTTAACAAACTCTTCAATAAACTCATCATATGTTTCACCAGAAACTCTTGGAAGCCTCATCCCTAAATATCCAGGAGCACTTAGAAGTTCATCATTATTTGTCCCCATATCTAACTGTACAGGTAACACTCTAGCTGGGTCAATTCCACTAGCTGCAACATAAACCATAAGCTTACCAATACTGATGTTCATACCACCAATACCTTGGTCACCTATTCCTAAAACAGCCTCTCCGTCTGTAACTAATATAAGATCTATACTGTTATAGTCATATCTTTCTAAAATCCTACCAATGTCTTTCTTATGGTTTATAGATAGAAATAATCCACTCTGCTTTCTAAATGAACTACTGTACTTTTGAACTGCTTCTCCTACTGTAGGAGTATAAATTATAGGCATCACCTCTTCTAAATTACTTCTTAAGAAGTGATAAAATAGAGTTGTGTTTAAATCATGAAGCCTGTTTAAGAATACGAATTTTTCTAAATTTGAAGGTTTTAAATCTAATTGTTTTCTTACTCTTGCTGCCTGCTCTTCTAGACTTTCAACCTTTTCTGGTAATAACCCAACTAAATCAAAGGCAATCCTTTCCTCTTGGCTAAAAGCAACATCCTTATTTAAAACCCTATTATTCAGCAACTGCCTACCAGAAAGATTAGTCTCAATAGCAAAAACCCTACCAGTTTTATTTCTCAGTTTTCTTATTCTTTTCTTTTCCATAATTGTGAACCACTTATTAATATAAACACACAAAAATTCATTGAAGCAAGCAACAAGTATCTTACAACAGTTGCTTTTTTTCAACAAAAACTGAATACTATAGGGCTATTATACTTAGTTAATATTTTGCTTTAAAGCTTTTCTTTAGTATGAAAGTAATAAGAAATTTAGAAAATTTTTCATCTAGTAAAAAAAGTGTGGTCACTATTGGGTCATTTGATGGTGTACATCTTGGTCACCAATCTATTATAAATAAGCTAAAAGATATCGCCAATAAAGAAAACCTAACTCCTTTCGTTATTTTTTTTGAACCTCTTCCAAAAGAATTTTTTCTAAAAAATGCGGCTCCAGCAAGAATATATAGTTTTAGAGACAAAGTCATAAACATTAAAGAAACAGGCATAGAAAACATAATTTGCCTAAAGTTTGATAAAAAAATTATTAATATAGAAGCTGAAGATTTTATAAAAGAGTTTCTGGTTAAAAAGCTTAAAATAGATCACATATTAATAGGTGATGATTTTAAATTTGGTAAAGATCGTAAAGGCGATTACGATATGCTTTTAAAATATTCTAAAAAATTAGGCTTTACTGTTGATAAACTATCTACTCTAAATATCGAAAATAAACGAGTTAGCAGTAGCTTAATTAGAAATGCTTTATTACAACATGATCTAAATAAAGCTCAAACACTTCTAGGCCACAACTTTAAAATAAATGGTAGAGTAATTCATGGGCAAAAAAATGGTAGGAAACTTGGTTTTCATACTGCTAACCTAAAGCTTCCAAAAAATTCAGCCTTAAAAGGGGTTTTCCTAACTAAAATCTATATTGATAATGAGACTTATTTTGGTGTAACAAATGCTGGAGTACGCCCAACATTAGATGGAAAAAACTTTCTCTTGGAAACTCACATTTTTAATTTTAATAAAGAAATTTATAAAAAGCATATTACTGTTGAAATATTAGATTTTATAAGAGCTGAAAAAAAATTTAATTCATTTGAAGAACTTAAAACTCAAATTAATCAAGATATTCAAACAGCAAAAAGACTTAGCTTAAAATATACTACTTAGGATTTTTATCTTTTTCTTCAGGATTAATGATTTCAGAAGCTCCAATCCTTTTGAAAAGGTAATAACTTAACCAATTAAAGCTAACTACAAATCTATTTTTCATACTAATCAAAAATGTTATATGAACCCCACCCCAAATAAACCAACCTAATCTACCTTTTAATTTAAATCCAAATATTTGGGCTATTGCAGAATGTTTTTGGATTATAGCCATAGTTCCTAGATCTTTATATTTAAAGTCTTTACATGGCTTATGAATACTTGTATTTATAATATGCTGTGCAATATATTTTCCTTGTTGCTTTGCCACTGATGCTAGACCCGGTAAAGGTTTTTTCTCACATCTAGAAATATCACCAGCAAAATAAATATTTTTATATTTAGAATGCCTCAAATCTGGAGCAACACTAATTTTGCCCTTCTCCATCTCTTTAGCCATCCAATCTCCTAAAGGCGATCCTGACAATAAAGCGCTCCAAATGATAGTTGCGCCTTCATATTCTCTTTTATCGGTTGTAACTTTATTATAAATAATATCTTTAACAGATTCATTTAAATAAACTTTAACTCCTCTTTTAGTTAAAGAATCATATGCATAGTTTGATAATTTCTCTGAGAAAGCAGATAGTATTGTTTTCCCTGCATCGATCAAATTAACTGTAATATTATCTCTAGAAAAAGTTTTATAAGATTTAAAAATATCAGTTGATAAAATATCTAACAAGGCACCAGTGATTTCAACACCTGTAGCTCCAGCACCTATAATTATAAAAGTTAGATATTTTTTTCTTTCCTCATCAGAACTAGCATTTTCTGCCAACTCAAACTGCCTTAAAATATGATATTTCATTTTTTGGGCATCTGCTGCTGTCTTTAAAGAAAGTGAGTTATCTTTCCAATGCAGGTTGTTAAAATAGTCA
This region of Francisella frigiditurris genomic DNA includes:
- a CDS encoding NAD-dependent malic enzyme; the protein is MEKKRIRKLRNKTGRVFAIETNLSGRQLLNNRVLNKDVAFSQEERIAFDLVGLLPEKVESLEEQAARVRKQLDLKPSNLEKFVFLNRLHDLNTTLFYHFLRSNLEEVMPIIYTPTVGEAVQKYSSSFRKQSGLFLSINHKKDIGRILERYDYNSIDLILVTDGEAVLGIGDQGIGGMNISIGKLMVYVAASGIDPARVLPVQLDMGTNNDELLSAPGYLGMRLPRVSGETYDEFIEEFVKELKTRFPNVFLHWEDIGRDNAQRILDKYKDKLCTFNDDIEGTGIVATANVIAGIKTANRIRINAGELTTEEAIADIENTRIVIYGAGSAGCGIANQLADVISDLTGLPFEKAANCIYLIDRYGLVTDKIKPKRITEGQRPFVKSSKLLEKWKVKDPNYITLEETVRHTEADVLIGTSGRPGAFTEEVIRDMAKFNNYPIIMPLSNPTSLCEAIPEDIIKWTEGKALIAAGSPFPDVEFNGRTYRISQGNNAFIFPGLGLGSVAVHAKKLTKGMIRAACYRLSELSPMVINEDITQPLLAKITDLVEVSFEITKAVAKQAIEEGVHGVDIDLEDITPEEFDAEVERLINMSSWTPTYAPYMPI
- the ribF gene encoding bifunctional riboflavin kinase/FAD synthetase, which codes for MKVIRNLENFSSSKKSVVTIGSFDGVHLGHQSIINKLKDIANKENLTPFVIFFEPLPKEFFLKNAAPARIYSFRDKVINIKETGIENIICLKFDKKIINIEAEDFIKEFLVKKLKIDHILIGDDFKFGKDRKGDYDMLLKYSKKLGFTVDKLSTLNIENKRVSSSLIRNALLQHDLNKAQTLLGHNFKINGRVIHGQKNGRKLGFHTANLKLPKNSALKGVFLTKIYIDNETYFGVTNAGVRPTLDGKNFLLETHIFNFNKEIYKKHITVEILDFIRAEKKFNSFEELKTQINQDIQTAKRLSLKYTT
- a CDS encoding NAD(P)/FAD-dependent oxidoreductase, which produces MKKVVIVGAGFAGINCALKLSKFSKHFEITLLDKNNHHVFQPMLYQAATAFIPLTSVAVPIRKIINNSKIDFHMDEVVSIDPDKQYVVTKDKKYEYDFLVVATGVEYDYFNNLHWKDNSLSLKTAADAQKMKYHILRQFELAENASSDEERKKYLTFIIIGAGATGVEITGALLDILSTDIFKSYKTFSRDNITVNLIDAGKTILSAFSEKLSNYAYDSLTKRGVKVYLNESVKDIIYNKVTTDKREYEGATIIWSALLSGSPLGDWMAKEMEKGKISVAPDLRHSKYKNIYFAGDISRCEKKPLPGLASVAKQQGKYIAQHIINTSIHKPCKDFKYKDLGTMAIIQKHSAIAQIFGFKLKGRLGWFIWGGVHITFLISMKNRFVVSFNWLSYYLFKRIGASEIINPEEKDKNPK